DNA sequence from the Schistocerca serialis cubense isolate TAMUIC-IGC-003099 chromosome 9, iqSchSeri2.2, whole genome shotgun sequence genome:
cacaaaaagcctaatggcactaacgggacaagtgcgggaaatggggtgtttttgggtggggggcaaagtaaatataaacaaatttagacacccacccccatacagaaccacacaaaacaacgaaaaaaccgacatcacaaaactccccaaataccactaaacactgtatcatctggaatcggacacttcccatgacctatatagctcaacagcagctcccgatcccataaattaggatcaaacacttcccttggcctatacagctcaaaaacatctcttgataccaataccaacatacacagccacacattgagatcgaacacttcccttgacctgcgcactgttaattttatccgtcatatccattcctgaacaaaaacaacaaccgattaattttattaaaattaccACATgacgtacagcgaacaacactaaattaaccttcacacaaaatcgttaactcactgaaacgaattccactacaaacacagccgacactcaaACAATTctagataatgagcaaaagcaaactgtgcccaatacaccacacaaacgaaaaccctgaacataccaccagagagcacaaccaACCACAACACGACAACaactacaaacacgccacactcacaaaccaaactccgcgccgtcatgacgtcacacacgacaacacccttacgtcacaggtcaaagctgACGCGTGGGattggacgcttctgtcgaccccatcACTTCCTTAACTCTCCTCAAACCATTTTAAAATGGTACCCTCAAAGTCAGGGTGTGTAACATGAACAGCAGATGAATACTTGGTTATTGAATCCAAACTGCAAAGTCCCAGGTGCGGTCTCAGAGACTGCAAGCATGAAAGAAGCAGTAATAGTATGGGTTCGTGTCACACTAAAgtggctactgacaaaggaaaTCACTGCACCTTCAGGAAACAACAACTAGGTAAATTATGTAATTTCCTACCCCCATCCCATGCATTAGCAACAGAGTAACATAAATGCCAGTGGTCTGTGAGACTGTACCTGGGGTGTTTTGGgtcaaatttttcagtttcaagGAACTGTAGGTTCTAGAATgtgataaatttcaacttgatacctctacccattcctgagaacaaTGGGTTTTCATAGACTGacaagacagatggacaacaaagggaTCCTTATAACCATTTcatttttactgactgaggtatGAATCCTAAAAAATATATATCAGTTTCACTGAACAATATCAACATGTTAGCTgcagttaattatgtatattacatTTCATGTGGATGGTtagaaagaacaaacctgtaatgtttggatttaGTACTAGTAGggcctgcttgacacagtgaagtcattTAAAAATCTGGGCATAACATTGTAAAGCAATAGAAGGTGaaacgaacatgtgagaactgtggtaaggagggtgaatggtcaacttcagtttactgggagaattttaggaaagtatggttcacatgtaaaggagaccacttatagggtgttggtgcaacccattcttgagtactgcttgagtgtttgggatccttaccatgttgGATTGAAGTACATCAACACAAttgagaggcaggctgctagatttgataccagtaggttcaaacaacaaatAAGTGTTATGGAGAacttcagaaactcaaatgagaatccctggaggaatggtgattttcttttcaaggaacactatcaaaaaaatttagagaactggcatatgAAGCTGAATGTCGAAcgcttctactgctgccaacatacgttGGTTGTAAGGACCgtgagataagatacgagaaattggggttcatacagaggcattcagacagtcgtttttccctcactctatttgcgactggaacaggggagggaatgactagtagtggtacatggtgccccccaccatgcaccgtacagtggcttgcggaatatctatgtagatgtagaacctgaaAATTTACAGTAAACTTCCAATCATGCCATTTAAATATGCACCTTACACGCAGCAATTTGTATGAAATCCATACAGCCACAAGAAATTAACATATCACAAACAAGTGATCCTCTGTTATCACAACGTCTAATACAGAAAGTGAGAAcacattaataaaattttatttcagtcagtgttatgttttaattttttcattcccAAATGTTAATGTTACTAAGTTACATGGACCTCTTTTTCCTTACCTTGTGTAACATTATTGCCAAAAATACTATCATTTCAACATCAGCATGTGCAGTTGTTGCAGCAGCACCAAGTGCAATACCATCAGCTGTACAGAAGAAACAAGTTTACAATTAAAAAAGATGACAATACAAGTAGTCGCTAGCCACTATttatacacaaacacaaattatcaAAGTGTAGGctaacaatgaattcttcaacacaGTCTGTACTAGAATGACTGATAAACATTCTTTTTATAGCAGTGAACAGTAACcttgtctacatctatactctgcaaagcacgcgtaaggtgcatggcagagggtatagtGGTTCACAAAGCGTCTGTATTCTGTCTACTACAACCAATACATGCTGATATATTACTATGAGCTAACTACTAATAAAAGGGCCCTGTTATTTAATAAGTTAGTGCGACAGTAGCACTATTCCAATCAAATTGCGTTTATTGACATATAACGTATCAGGCAGTATTTGTAAAAACTGTATGGTTCTTAATCTCTAACAACGAAATGGAAAGGCAAATCAACAACGAACATAATGCAGACCGGTCATTCATTGTAGATCTAATAATGTACTTGCAAATAAATTgctagaaagaaaataaataacccATACCTGCTGCATGTACCACGAGTCCTAGCGTTGCTGTGATGTTTTTCTCTGCAGATTTTAGTCCACTCTCAAGATCTATGGAATTACAGAACGAAACATTAAGCTCGACAGAGTCACAAAACAATGAGGTAGACAATGTTTTCGTTATACACATTACCTCTACTCCTGGATGAAGAGCACTGATCCACTAACAGCATGAACACGAATCCCAGAACAAGTGAAACCGCAATTAGTGAGTGAATATCGGTAGGATTTACTGCATGTTcgacgtgtatacctgaactatctttgctGGTTTGAGCGGCTGAAATTACAAAGCAAAACTCTTTGATAATGTAGACACTTCTTAAACCTCTTCGATACAGTAGAACATGCATGTAACTTACGTGAAAAAGACTCAAATACCACAGTAAAGGGTTTAAACCTGGTTATCTTACTGTGAATGGTGGCCGCAGAGTCGAGAGATCTTACTCCTTCCGGAATGATGACGGCTAACGCAGTTCCAACAAGCAAACCTGCGCCGAGTACGGAAACAATCTGTAGTTTTTCCTGGAAAAATACATTTGTTGACAGGCATATAACAAAAACTGACAGCAAGGCTTAtctcactgccaaatttttgccttaCTTCAGACATCGGCATTATCAATGGTATTGACCCCGCGATGTAACTACCAACTAACATCAGCAGCGCAAGTAAGATTAACATTAGTGTTTCGTTCATTCTGGATAAATAGTCTTGCCAGCTGGTGCTGTACACAAGCGCCACGCGTTCTTTACAAGCAATATTTTGCCAACATAGCTGTATTTACAAAAcactctgtaccaaagatgttcTTATCACATGTCTTCACCGGCGACGTTTGACagcagtatgaaaatcactgctttaaggcccgtccacacgcaacgatctgtctgcgcacatcacatctgcgcagacagatcgttgcgtgtggacagaagatttgcaccaacctcaggtgtgtgcaaacctggaagttggagttggaggtttgagcgaaacctctcaaatctgtgggttcaaaccacatctgcgcagacaagttggagcgtgtggacaggagatcgccgcaaatctggcgcgaaacagctgtttgctcagtctagtgtttgtatttgtgcgcacagggcattaaaatggctgatactcgtcagtctTCTCgggagtttgtaagtgaattcattgaaatatatatagaaaccacccatgtctgtggaagattaaagtaaagaatatagtgactgagacaaaaagacaacagcatacaatgctctaattgaaaaattgcgggtattatttcactgaactcttgtttcgatattgcagttgaaaattccaaatccttgtagctccttcctgttgctaggaatcttaatgttaccgccaggcgttcatgaggagaaattgcccttctctatacaagtattttttctcataagcaaataatttcgccagtcgttaggttcgccctgcaactctcgcagtaaatttacgtgagaaaactgctttcgcgttagcagccactgtctatacCTTTTGAccactttctctgtttcctgcggttggtctgaatgttttttacaacacaagttgcgaacacagaccacgacagaacttcctccatttctatatttcaaaataacggaattaaatttttgacgtttacggggagcgtagtcgcttgccactgatatttcttttctacaccgacagatggcgggcgagtaataGATTGGGGTTTGTGCCGTGTGAACAcatcacatttgcagcgatcttttgcatgtacagacatctgcgccgatgtctgcgcagacagatcgttgcgtgtggaccgggctttacagCCACAAGTTTAACTATCAGTGTTGCATGGTAACGTTGaagatcaaataaataaaaaatatcatcGGTTAACTTAACTTAAAAATCGTGGACACGATGAATGGGTTTACATAGCAATGTGCTGCTGGTTCCTTTTCTCACGTCGGTACCAAAGAAGAAATAACTCTGTAATCAATCCCACCATGTGATTGATGCCGATTCGCCACCTAGTAATCTGTCAAAACTTTCGAGACCTTCGAGTGGCTACCTCACAATTCTCATTCAAGTAGCATCTAAATAGTTTCACGATGCTGAATGCATCCCATTCGTCATTCGAGTTATCTCAACAACGGAAAATCCAACGTAGTACCGGGAATTGCTACCTGTCCTTCCGCATGACAGCCTGACAAGTGGAGACGGACACATAGGCAAATAGGAAGTCATCTGGCCCTTGCCGTTAGCACGGCACAACACTggacttctgttagctgctcgctAGGGCACCACTTCGTTGGACTTGTATCTTGATTTTCCCACGAGCTCACAGGCTCCTGGGAGCATGTCACTACTCTTCCACGGCGTCTTGATGCTCACTGGTTGACCACCCATGAGCTACAACGTTGTGGAATCGAGTCACTGCTCATTAGCGTCTGTCTGTTCATTGCCCATTACAGCTTTCATAGAACTTGTTATCGGGGGACCATTCAAAGCAATTTTAGGAATTGATAGTTCAGTTGCAATTAAGTAGTGTGGACATTCCTCTCCAGAACCTGTATTGCACTCTATTCATGGATAATAAACAAacagttgccggccgttgtggccgagtgggtctacgcacttcagtctggaaacgcgctgctgctaagatcgcaggttcgaaacctgcctcgggcatggatgtgtgtgatgtccttatgttagttacgtttaagtagttctaagtctacgggactgatgacctcaagtccaacaatgtttagagccatttttgaaacaaactGTTATTATTTCTACTTGTGCATTTCAATTCTGCCTGGTTGCACCACTTGGCAACGGACATAAAACCATCTCTTAACAGTCAATATTTGTTTCATTTCCAGCCCTCCCCCCTCCTTGACCCCTCCTCCTGGGCGGTTCATTGTTTCATCGGACAATGTATACATCGTGAATCTTCTAAAACTTGGACCGCAAATATTGTGGGAATGGAAAGTGCTAGTGGCGcgtagttttcacagaatggattggtagtcatggGCTCATATTTTTAGTCaatgaacagattgtaataatacttataaagtgtatttttcatacaaacatacactttttaaatgggatAATGCCTatcgacattaacaaactaaaattagggtaaattagaatgtcagtggtgtttgtggcaggattctagtgtgagttgTTTACGAGATATAGTACTTTGAAAAATTTAAACACCGACTCTTGTACAATAcccgtggtagcacacactaaagaacaacacaaatgcGTACAATAGTTATTTGGATGCTGACCAAtaatgagacaactgaccatcGCAAGTTgtcttcaaaatgaccactggtAGCAGGAATAAACACTTCCAGTCTGGTGTGAAACGACTGATGCACATATGCtaacatttcagcggagatgtcggagcaggctgcagtaatacattaTGTTGCATATCATCAGATGTGTAGTTGAgatgtccttgtagacagtgtctttcagctttcgccacagaaaaaagtctacaggcgtaaaATCTGGGGAAAAGGCAGGTCATTTGACTGTAAGAGTGCCTTAGTAGTTACTTTTTTTTGCGTACTTCTTGTTGCCAGATGGCAACACCATGCATGTATACATCGGAGGATATTCTAAGGATTTAGTTGATCGTTTCCTCCACAGAAGGCATCACAGTCTTGAATTGAGGAGAAATGCAACAAAGAGCGCTCCAGTGAATACTCACTGTTGAGCATTAAGTTGCGTAATGTAATTATAAACTGACACAACTTCAGTCAAGTAAAAAATAATTTATCATGTTACAGAGATCTAATAGGAGTAGAAAACATGTTAAACACTAATTTTTTACTTAAAAGTAAGTTTCTGTGTAACGGCAACACTATTCATTCATAGGATTGTCGCGTACTTGCTTAGAAAGCTTGCACGCAGCGCTGACGAAATTTCTGCAGTTTCAGTGAATTGATGCTCTTTCTTTTATAAAATTAGCTATCATGAATCCTGAAAAAGTTAATTTGTGGATGACGATCGACGATAAAAGGAGTTGACAGAAGAAATTCGGTTTTCAATACCAGTTCCGAATGAAAGTGAAGATGACAGTGGTGatgaagataaaatatgtgacaccagCAATAAATCCGTGAAATCACACAGTGCAACTGTTAATTTTATTGAATCCAATGTGAGTTTAAATGATTGTGCTGGGCAGTCAATCAATGCAGACACCTCGGTAGTTGCCGTAGGAACTACAAGTACGAGAGGCGGTTCTGCTGCAATATCTGCGCAAGGTAAGAACAATACATCACAGATAAAGAAAATACGAGATGTGCTGTGGAAGAAAGGAGAGATGAAGTATGTAGAGCAACCTTTTCTTGGAAAGGAAGCTTTACCAGGTGAGCTATTAGCAAGGGAAACTCCATATGACTTCTTTTCGTatttttttcaatgaaaatattttggagTTGAGTTGACGCGGATCTACGCTTTATAGTACCCAGATGAATTTGTGTAATACCAGCAATGTTACCGTAGAAGACATTCAAAAGTTTTTAGATGATTGTATCCTCTCTTCTGTTGTAACACTGAAGAATGTGAGGATGTATTGGAATAACATTGTGGGCCCATCAGTTGTACAGGACAATATTACTGTCAATAAATTTGAGCAAGTGAGGCGCTTCTTACACTTTCAAGACAATTTAGCAAATACTAATGGAGAAGACAAGCTCAGAAAGCTAAGACCTATTTTTAAGCACCTGAATGAAAAATTTGGTTCAGTTCCAATGGAGGAGTCATTAACTGTAGATGAACAGATGTGTGCTACCAAAGCCAGGCACTGTCTCAAAATGTACATGCCAGATATAAATATGGCTATAAACTGTTTTTACTTTGTGGTGTATCTGGGTATGCTTACAAAATGGAGATGTATGCAGGACACGAACATGAATGGGACAAGATTGATGCAGAGCCGGATCTTGGTGCCAGCAGCAATGTGGTTGTTAGATTATGCAGGAATGTACCACAGAATGTAaatgagaaaatttactttgaTAATTATTACACATCAATACCGCAAATGCATTATTTGAAGGGAAGAGGTATTTTATCTCTAGGAGCTGTTAGAAGAAGTAGAGTTCACAATAAGAAACTCTCAGACGACAAGTCCCTGAGTAAAGAGGAAAGGGGTAAACTACTGGAGTTTATTGGCAATTATGAAGGGACAGAGATCTCAAATGTACTCTGGAAGTACAACAAGACAGTCATGTTGTTATCCATGTTTGTAGGAAGTGACCCTGTAAGCAATGTAAAGACAAATGATAGAAGTAGGAAGGAACATATTTTTGTATCTTGTCCAAAAATTGTGCAAACTTATAACAAGCATATGGGGGGAGTGGATCTTCTAGACAGTCTCATTGGCAGATACAGAATCATAATGCGGAGTAAGAAGTGGTACTTTCGAATATTTTACCATCTTGTTGATGTAGCCACAATCAACAGCTGGATTTTGTACCACAGAGTTAACAGAATCCGCAACCCAGTGTCTCAAGTTGAGGAGCTCCAGTTAGCAAATTTTAGGATTGAACTGGCTGAAACTTTGCTCAAAATTGGCTTCAGTTCTACAACAAAGAGAGGAAGGCCAAGTTTTATAGAGAAACCACCAGCAAAGAAAAAGAAGACAGCTTCACACCATCCAACTAAAAATGTCAGATTCAATCAGGTCAGACACTGGCctgtttatttatataaaaaacaaaggTGCAAAAATGAAAATTGCAAAGGTTATACCATTATTAAATGCGAAAAATGTAACGCGGAGCTGTGTCTTAACAAGAAAGGTAACTGTTTCACTAAATATCATGTACTGTGATTTTAaagttttcagatttatttcaCAGAACTCTCCTGCTTTAAATTCCACTGAGATcaataatatgaaatttaaattcAAACTCAAATATCTCATAAAATCTTTGTTCCATAAAATGTATTTGTTACTTAATTTTCCTGTTTGATTTGCTGTTGTAACAGCTTTGGCAACTGGAGAGTGTGTTACGTCTAAACGCATGCTTTGGCAACTGGGGAGTGTGTTACATCTAAACGCATGATGTTGCCAAATGGCTGCAAGTAATAAATAATGACTTTCACATTGTTAAATGAGTTAtatgatttttttcagtatttttcccCTTAATTGGAGAACATTTtctacaatatatatttttttgtactaAAATAAAAATTCATGCAATTTAGGGTTAAAACTTCTTGCGCGATGCAGTATTctttcacgcatttcagtgttaaTGACatctatctcctgaactatgataagtACATGGTTGTTACCCCAACATCATTTGTTGTCTGACCGAGACCCCATGTGGTTATTTGTTCTACCTCTGatgaacaaaataaatgttttatttcaatcagtttgttttattttttaacatgCAATTTTTTCCAATACACATACAAAAAGAGGAGTGACATTAGCATAATCTGAAAGTACTATGTATTCGCTATGTAGAACTATAAAATAAGCACTTCAACGGGAGACTACTCCTCAGTAAATTATTCTTTCACATTTTCGTTGAGAAAACACTTGAGAAAACATTATAAGACAGAAGACATTCACAGTCTCCCTTAGCTAGGAGACTGTGAGTTGTTCTGAAATGCAGCTGCCGGGCGGTCAAGTGATGGTAATAGATGGCTGAGGTGGGCTAATGCGGCTGTTGCAGTAAAGTCACAACTTTAAAATGTGATTGATAATGATGTGGCAAAACAGGCATTGCTCGATTGACattatcatatttgtggcactGCCTTAATTAGGTGTGGGCCTTGCTTCATAGATAACAGCAGTTCACATTGATAGCACTGCATATTGGTGCAGCTCGTGGTACCTTATGCTGTGGCAGCTGTGGGAGGCTTGTAGTAAAACAGCACTGTGGAATCCTCTATTTACAAGTGATTTCCAGAAGTAAAGTGTGGGCTTAACCTGGCCTGTAGTACACGTCAGCAACAGCCATTTATGCTGGGGCCAGCCTGGCATACACTGCAGAGGGTGTTTGTTGTTTTCAGTGGATACAAAAACCGGTCATattttcaaagaacttggcagtatgagcccacttatcactatGAACTTGCACCCCTCAGGCCTGGGGGCATGcattgattcagttgggaagggtttcataaagctgttgtatcatcTCCGGAGGCAATCTGAGCCATAACTGAcacaactggtccttgatattctggtATTGGAATGGAGTTAACATCTGAACTGGTCCCGTATGtgtctattggggacagatctgggagtCTTGCTGACTATGGAAGAGCCTCAACATCACGCACACATTTCAAGGAGACACATGTCCTGTGTATTGTCGCTATGAAAAAGGGTACAACAATACTGTTGCCTGGGAGATAACACATGAGAATGCAGTATACCTGTGACATaatgttgtgccatcagagttccctcaatcaccacCGGTCTTGTCCTGAAGCCATACATGGTAGCTCCTCACCCCACAACATCAAAAGTGACACCACTGTgcttctccaaaatattggaagaacgGGTTTTCTCCCCAAGCCACCACTATATTTGCCGACAATGGTGATCTGTGGTAGTGCGTGGACGTGATTCACAGCTGATCACAATGCAATGCCGTTCATCAGTGTCCATGCTTCCCCATCACAgtatcactccaaatgcagctgtttgtggtaaggtcttatgggaccaaactgctgagatcatcggtccctaagctaacgcactgcttaatctaacttatgctaaggacaacacacacatccatgcccgagggaggactcgaacctccaacgggggtggGGGGCATGCAGACCATTCTAATGCTTTGGACGACTTAAAGTGGTGAAGTATGTGTGTAAACTCCCACTTCTTTAACAATACGACTTACTTGGAATTGTCAGCCAactttccttgctggttagcttgctgctccaacctccttttctcttcttctccgaaATATATTTGCTAGGAACAGTaatttctcaagactctttctacttataaaaataagcagGTGTATGCCATTTCTTTTGCTTCACTTAACGACGTATATTTGAACATCAAACTTTttacaaatttcagtcaccacATAAACAAATACTATCAAGTAAGTCTCTTAACTTCTCCAAATGTTAGAAACAAAGTAGATTTACATGTAAGGTAAGGTTGGCTTGATAACCTTGTCCTTTCCCAATATGAATTTCCATACACGTCGTATCCTCTCCATGTCCAAAACAAACATTAATTAACAATACTTCGTCAAAACACTATGTATCCCCCTCGTCAgattgaacacatgatattttgtacATAATCATTACGTACATTAATATCGTACATAATAACAATTCACATTTTAAAAGTATTCATTTATTACATGGGATTatatcgacgcacaagtcaccgaaatggcatcaaatcgaaagactttcacccggcgaatggtctacccaacgggaggtcctagtcacacaacatttatttataggtttatatacttttttttttcaccCATAAATCTTTGTACTCTATAGAGCAAGCTTCCGCTTGTTGTCTTTCTACTGACTCCTTACTCGATGTGGTTTTTTTTCCGAACATAAGCATTTATTTATAATTTCAGTCCTCATTATTATTACTTAGGAATTTTGAGGACTCTTTCTTTAACCCCAATTGCAAACTTCAGGTGCTCATTACACTTGAGTACTTTATTCTAATTCTTTGTACTACTACTTTAGTATGTAATATTCTCATTATTTATTGTAGTCTGTAGTCTGGGGGAACTCTAggcaaatgaaagtgttctttttgacTCTTGTAAACTCACATAAAACATAATAAAGCTAGTGTtacatagaattcaaacttaccagaataatcctATAAAACATGTGACTTATGTCACGATACTGTCCCCTTCTGGTAGGATCAATTCCTATACCTTACTTGTGGGTTGACCATATGGGTGtcctcctctttccattctggcaGGTATGCCCCTTTATACAATATCCATATTTGTC
Encoded proteins:
- the LOC126418707 gene encoding zinc transporter ZIP9-A isoform X1, which translates into the protein MNETLMLILLALLMLVGSYIAGSIPLIMPMSEEKLQIVSVLGAGLLVGTALAVIIPEGVRSLDSAATIHSKITRFKPFTVVFESFSPAQTSKDSSGIHVEHAVNPTDIHSLIAVSLVLGFVFMLLVDQCSSSRSRDLESGLKSAEKNITATLGLVVHAAADGIALGAAATTAHADVEMIVFLAIMLHKAPAAFGLVTFLMHEGLERNRIRKHLIVFSLSAPVLAMVTYFGIGQEGKETLSSVNATGLAMLFSAGTFLYVATVHVLPELMVRSRAAEGGVVEQHKGLRTMELLALVVGALLPLFLTLSHHH
- the LOC126418707 gene encoding zinc transporter ZIP9 isoform X2; this encodes MNETLMLILLALLMLVGSYIAGSIPLIMPMSEEKLQIVSVLGAGLLVGTALAVIIPEGVRSLDSAATIHTAQTSKDSSGIHVEHAVNPTDIHSLIAVSLVLGFVFMLLVDQCSSSRSRDLESGLKSAEKNITATLGLVVHAAADGIALGAAATTAHADVEMIVFLAIMLHKAPAAFGLVTFLMHEGLERNRIRKHLIVFSLSAPVLAMVTYFGIGQEGKETLSSVNATGLAMLFSAGTFLYVATVHVLPELMVRSRAAEGGVVEQHKGLRTMELLALVVGALLPLFLTLSHHH